In Mixophyes fleayi isolate aMixFle1 chromosome 3, aMixFle1.hap1, whole genome shotgun sequence, the genomic stretch GGAAAAATTCACCCCACCTGCAAAGAATATAAGGCAGCGCCTCCTTCCTATCAGTGCCTTTTTTCCTGTCTCAGCGTGTGTAGGCGGTGTAGTGCAGAGTAGCgtttgttgttttctttgttttttattggTACTGGAGGGTGATCGGCGAGGTTTGTTGTAGCGAGGAGGGTGCACTGGTTACGTTCATGGGCGGCAGACCACCAATCCAAAATCTGTCTGACCACGCTTCCATATGAAGGCAATTTTCTTTTTGTTGAGAAACTGGATAATTTTATACAAAGCTTAGCAAGTGGCAGTACTAATTACCTGTGCCTATAGGCCTAGAAGACAGTATTCTAGGCACCCGGATAATATGACAAAACAGTCCTTTCAGCCCTTCAAAACAAAAAGGCGTAAGCAAGGACAACAAAGAACCCAAAGACTGTCTGCAGGTCCAGTCAACGCTGATTCCAAGAGAGGTTTGGAAGCAAACCACACAAGACTAATGGGTCCAAGAGATAATCAGCAGAAGATATGCCATAGAATTTCCCACCTGGCTCAAGGGGAACAAGTTTGTCCAATCAAGAAGTCCAACGTACTTTATAGAGCAACAGGCATTGCAAGACAGCCTTAAGAGTCTGATAGAAACAAAAGCTATTGTGGTCGTAACGACAAACAAGAAAAACATGGGGTTCTATTCAAAACTGTTCCTAGTCCAGAAAGCGACACATGTAGTGCTGAGAGTGACTTCAGATTCAGTCCTCAATTGCTTTGTACAAGCAAGACACTTTCAGATGGAGTCTATCAGCTCAATCCTCAAGGCCATAGAAACAAGGGCCTCCTTAACTGCTTTAGACCTAAAGGACACAAAGTACATTCAGGAAAGTGGACAAGAAGTCTTCCAACTAATAAGACACAAATTTGGACTCCAGAAATAGACCTTATGGCGACAGGGAACAATGCCAAGGTGTCTCTGTTCTACTCCTGTCAGAGACAACAAAGCCCTAGGGATAGATGCCCTATCAGTACAGTAGGAAATCAAGCTAGGGTATGTATTCTCACCCTTTCCAGTCATCTCTCAGGTACTGAGGAAAATAAATAAGGAAGAGGTAGAGGTAATAGCGATCCTCCCTTCCTGGCCGCATCGCTCTTGGTTTGCGGTAGCATGGAGAATGCTGCTGCAGCAACCATGGCCTTTGCCGACCAGACGAGACCTCATATATCAAGGCCCAGTTCTGCATCCAAAACCGGACTTCCTTGCTTTGATAGCGTGGAGACTGAGCGGTCGCTGTTGAAGCTCAAGGGTGCATCGGACGAGGTAACAGACATACTAATTCGAGCAAGGAAGAATTCCTCTGTGATTTATTAAAGAATTTGTTGAGTGAGGAACAAGACAAGGGATCCTATGTCTGCCAGTGTTCTGGTTGTTTTAGAATTCCTTATGGATATCTTCATTAAAGTACAAATATCCACTCTCAACATCCTTCTAGATACCAAACTGCCATCTCAAGGTCttgttttttagtattttaagGCAGTCAAGCAGTTACAACCAAGAGTGAAACCATCCTAGCCCCCTGGGACCTCAATATCGTCCTGGATGTCTTAACTTTGGATCCCTTCGAGCCATCTTGCAATTCTCAAGTGGATCACTCTGAAGGTACTATTTCTAGTGGCAATCATTTCAGCTCGTCGGGTAGGGGACATACATGCtttatggtgtgaagaacccttcctAAACATTTGAGGACAGAGTGGACTTAAGGACAAATCCAGAGTATTTGCCAAAAGTTGTCTCCTCTTTCCACATCAATCAAGAATTGGCACAGCCATCTCCCTGCCCACATCCAACTAACAGTGAAGAGAAATAACTTCATACATTAGACATGGTGAGAGCAATATCTACTTACATTGTCAGGACAGAGAATCTTAGGAAGACAAAGCAGCTATTTGTACTTCCCGAAGGTTCCCGCAAAGGATATTCCCCGTACAAACCAACGTTGGCAAGatggatcagagaagtgattgcacaggtCTACAAGGGGAACGGGCGTGAAGTGTCTTAGCTACTAAAGGCACATTCAACGAGAGCTGTGGCGACCTCCTGGGCACGTAGAACCCAGGCATCAGCAACCGACATCTGTAAGGTAGTACGGTGGTCGCCAATGCACACTTCTTTCTAAGCGTTATTTGCTAGACGTGTCCGCCTCTATGAAGGTACAGTTTGGGAGGAAAGTTCTCCAGCAAACTGtgtaaataaatgttcatttGACTCTTATTAGTGTATTGTTTTTTATTGCCCTCCCGACTATTggtactgctttggtatatcccattgtgGGCTGCCTATGGAGAaggaaaaggaaaattggagacAATCTCCATTTTTTTACATGCTGCATATGTCATCTATGTATTCCTGAATGCAAGTGTATAGAACAAGAATTGttaacacatgtgaaaatacatatattCTCAATAATAGTCAGATTTACTCATGGGACATGTCCATTTCTTCAATTCAGTATTATATAGCTGTAAGCTTGCCTGCTATCACACcatctttaaataaattaatatatatatatatatatatatatatatatatatattagttttattgCTGTACTTGTTAtggcagaatcagtggcgctataaaaatatatggtgatgatgatgtacgtACCACAGCACATGTGAAGTGGACAAAAGTGTATTCATCATGAAATGTAAGCacatgtacatatgtgtatataatatctacaaattcacatttaattacaTTGTGTGTTGTTGTTTCCTATATCTCTGTATTTAATTTTCCTGTACTActggcagatatatatatatatatatatatatatatatatatatatatatatatatatatatatatatatattgtgataagcATGCCAAACAGTgccgacacaggtatgctgaaccacgTTCCTGTAGTTTATTCAGGAATGTCAGGATGGTAGAAACAGTAACTCTTGTATTTCCAGCAATTCACACAAACAAACCTAACAGTATGTACAGTTCCATGTGACCCTGCTGCTAGCTAGACACACAGTTCCATAACTAGTCACTGACTGCCATCCGTCACTCCACCCACAAGACAGgtccagctatttaagcttcctcccCAACACAAACTAGCTAAATCACACTCAGTTGCTCCACCTGTGCTGTGTGAAGTGTGGAaagttaaccctgtctgcagtccGATCCTACAGACTCCCAGAGGAACTATTAGTCTCTCCCTCAAAGATCTGTAGCAAACTGCCCTTTTttccacatacccctccccttagttTCGTCAACTTAGATGAAGCGTATACTTATGGAAGCATGTTTACGGAAGAGACCATCCACCTTTCTCTGCATAGCTCCGTCCTATGCTCTACTCTGAAAAGGAAAGGCTGCAATGCCAAGAACCACAACCAGGTCACTCTAGCATTGACCTCTTTGTTTATCTGCATTCATTTTAATGGAGCATGGTCCATCGCTAAAGTAAACTCTATGGCCAAATAGTAGCCGAGGGTTTCCACAGCCCATTTGATGGGGAGGCAACAAGTTTGCAAATTAATGTAGCAGGCACTTTGTATTCGCAAATCTACATCTAGACACAGACTTGGCAGAAATATGCTAATTTAAAATTAAACACTTAGCTACATATTACGGAATTATCTTGAAAAACAATAATCTTTTGGTAGGTGTGGAACTGCCAACAATGACTTCCTGGATAATCTATTTACCTGATCAATGTTAGCACCTGGGTTTTGTAGTAActgaattatttaaaattatgCAAAAGTAGAACTATCTCTTAGATCATTGAGTTGTGAtaaaacacataatataaatgtactttaCATATAGACATCAcgtcagagccggattaacaatagggctaaaggggcccaggggcctcgggcagctggggggccctccGGCATTCAACGAGTTGGGGGCGTCTCCACCCCTGGCtctgactgtcacctgttcaaggagaattgcaggcagctaacagcaattgttatgctgttagctgcctgctgtcactgtagagTTTACgtggcgcgcagtaatctccttactgagatctcgtgagattGAGACTATGTGGGGGGCCCGCCCAGGGGCCTTCCTTACCTGATCACGGTACATAATGCATACACATTGGGACATAACGGAATATATGAAACACTTTTGACCCTTTTGAACCATGCATTTGAGGTCAGCTTGCCTGATCCTACCAATTTTGCTTGGATTATCATGAACCATGCTTGCAGTATTAGGAGTGTGTGGTGTCAGCAATATCCCAAACTTCTAAATAGCAGCACTGCATGCTGGAGATACATTTCTCCTTTTTCTGCAGTGCGCTGCAGCAGTTGAGGCTGCTGCATTAAAGtcatatttctgatgtatatcagATGCTGTTAATACACAGCCTTATTGTCTCCGATACACCTATGGATGTTTATATTATATAGGGCCATTAGCAAATTCTAGCAGTACATCTGCTAGCTTTATCAGTTAATCATTTCAATctcattttttagtatttttccaACTTTACTACCAATATCagtcaatattattttaatgtatatcaataaagtttaacttttttttatctgatttCCAGCATGCTCCTTATACACATCTTTGTTTTCTTTGAATATTCCTACTTTTCATAACATGTGGGTGCACGGTTCCTAAGGTAATTGGCTTTATAAAGAAGATATAAAAATTCCCTAGAAGTGTTGTTAACCATTTCTCTAGAAAGTGTGGAATTTTCCTGGTGCATTATATCTAGATTTCTTGACAGAGTAACTCTGAAGTTCTGCAAGCTGGAATGAGTGTTCCATTATGCTGAACATTCTATACACTAGTATAGAACACCAGATCAGAGCAACGCAAAATGGGTTTTGCTTTCTTAAAACATCCATAATTTTTTCCCCTCATACACTTACTTCAATGTGTATGgggcattactttttttttttttttttttacacacagtgCTTAAGTAGATTGATACACATATTGCAACAATATGTCAAAGTACTGCCTTATTGTAATTTTAGCTCAGTCACTCATTAGATTATGCATTACCTTTGCAATGCCAAAGACTTAAACTTCCTGCCTCAAAGTTGAGTTTATCTTGGGGTAGCAATGAGCTAGTGATTTAGAACAAAAGTATTTACACATCAGTTTAAAAGGCCAAATGATAAGATGGCTGGTTGTCTAATGGATGGGAGAGCAATATACACTCtaagggtttgaaaaactggagatgttgcctatagcaaccaatcacattctagctttcatttatttagtaacttCTACAAAACGATAGAAtactcaaatctgattggttgctacaggcaacatccccactttttcaaacccgcagcttagtaaatctagccctaaaactgAGACTTAATAGTAGTAACAAAAATAGAATTAAACAATCTACAGTATTTAGTGTGacttatttcatatataaaactaAAAGTTCAATTAAACTATTAGCACTTTGGTATGTATCAATCATTTGTTTCTTCATTAGCagctcagataaaaaaaaaaaaaaaaaggttatcttGAAATAACTGAGGAACCCAGGCACTTCAGCACAATTTTGGAAGGGGAGCAGTAGTCTTCAAACCACATGAATTTTGAGCAGTGATTTTTGTTTCAAACCAGGATTGAATCGTGTTCTTCCCAGAAGGCAGGCAGTTCTGTCACACCagtttacataaacttaatgctATATTGCTTCCCCCCTCAGAGTCTAAATATGTCAGTGTTTGCACTCAAATCACTTGTAGAATATATACTGTACACCACTACATTAACAGAACTGACAAGCAAATCTGAATAAAGATCTTTATTTTATAAAGACATTCATTCTTCTGACTCCGACTCATCATCCTGGCTGATCTGGAAGTATCGAAGTTCATAGGTCTCTTTGTCAGATGCAACTACACGCAACCAGTCACGCAAGTTGTTCTTCTTGAGGTATTTCTTTGTAAGGTATTTCAGGTATCTAAAACAGATGAACGTTACATTAGAAACCAGATTGAGAATATGATTGGGAAAGTCCAAATGTTCTGGAATGAACCAAGCCTTTTATAATGCATTACTTCAATGAGAAGCCCTATACACCAACTTAAGTCATTTATGATCACTGATATTGCAAAAGGCAGTCAATACAGTCTTAATATATCAGCGATATTGTAAGCAATTCAATCATGTCTTCCTTGCCATCACCAGAAGGGTCAGGAACACTTGCTTCTGCTCTGAACACATTACTTTACTAACAGTTTGCTTTCCCCACTGTGAACTTGGTGATAAAATAGGTCAGTGACACCAGTTTAATTCTGCTTAAATAAATGATTCCCTTATGtagacaccaggggcctgattcattaaggatcttgaatgaagaggtatcttatttcagtttccaggacaaaaccatgttacaatgcaaggggtgcaaactagttttctgttttgcacataagttaaatactgacttttttttcatgtagcacacaaatatcaagtttaaatttcagtgtacaaataagctatcaagtatttgtgtgttacatgaaaaaacaggcagttaaACACTTTGTGATCTCTTTTCTCTACCCTGTCAGTAATTTGACACTATACTTGAGAGAACTAAGCAATATGATTTTATCATTCTCCACAGCTGCACAAATTTATAGTGcaaaaataagtacaatacaggaATTTAGAAGATGTCTTTACACTATCTTGAGCTCACAGGATAAATATTTAACTCAAACTAGTGATTACACCTTCATAAGACAAATAAACTCAGGAACCTACCTTTTAGAAAACTGCTTATCAGaaacaatgtttattttgttCTTTAAACGTCCAATGTGAACACTATTTCCAAGATTTCCAGTTTTTCCATTGACTTTCACCTTCTCCTTTAAAAACTGTTCCTGT encodes the following:
- the RPL22L1 gene encoding ribosomal protein eL22-like isoform X1, whose translation is MRPGHSGRDAPTYSVTAGAGCGINPSTEAFLSLSSPREDKMAPQKVKKIQKDRKTKKATWKFTLDLTHPVEDGIFDSVNFEQFLKEKVKVNGKTGNLGNSVHIGRLKNKINIVSDKQFSKRYLKYLTKKYLKKNNLRDWLRVVASDKETYELRYFQISQDDESESEE
- the RPL22L1 gene encoding ribosomal protein eL22-like isoform X2; translated protein: MRPGHSGRDAPTYSVTAGAGCGINPSTEAFLSLSSPREDKMAPKVKKIQKDRKTKKATWKFTLDLTHPVEDGIFDSVNFEQFLKEKVKVNGKTGNLGNSVHIGRLKNKINIVSDKQFSKRYLKYLTKKYLKKNNLRDWLRVVASDKETYELRYFQISQDDESESEE